DNA from Triplophysa rosa linkage group LG12, Trosa_1v2, whole genome shotgun sequence:
CACAAATACATACGCAACATGTCTAAGACACACCGAAAATATATCATCACATAGACGAATACACATTATGACACTGTCAAAAGACTCACTTTAACAAATGTGTTGTCAAGAGATATGTAACGCGACACATCGGATGTGATCAAACTGTTATCAGCATCCTGCGACGACTTTATCAAACATAATAAATGTTCTTACCAGAAGAGTTATGGAGGTCTTTTTTACGATGTTTGAAGGTAAAGTCTTTCTCTAAAATATTGAAGCACACGAGACGTACAAGAGACTTTGTGGAGACTTTGTTAAAGTTGCTCCCACACCCACATGAAGCTTCAGTAGCGGCCGTGCGTGCAGTCAGTGACGAAACACTTTCCGCACAGAAACCCCAATCCTACTATGGGCAGGCCGgagctcatgaatattaattacgtAGTGTGACGCTCTCCGCAACGTCCTTAAAgtgacggttcacccaaaaatgaaaattctgtcatcatttactcaccttcgagttgttccaaatatgtaaacatttctttgttctgatgaacacggagaaagatatttggaagaatgtttataaccagacagatttttttcccccattgactccatagtaggaaaagaaggcaatggtagtcaaaggtgccccagaactgtttgctgtcctacattcttcaaaatgtcttcatttgtgttcaacataacaaaaaataattttaaaaagttaattttcttactatgggagtcaatggggggcggcATAATCTTTctgattataagcattcttccaaatatctttctctgtgttcatcagaacaaagaaatgtatacagatttggaacaactcgaaggtgagtaaatgatgacagaattttcatttttgggtgaagtatccctttaatatgtaCTGCATAAGCCTTGGGCATAGTACGGTGTTATTTCTTTCCTCTCCCTTTAGCACAAATGGAAGGCAGTTTTAAATGTTAACCTTTGGTAAGTGCCGCGCTTTGCTCATCAACAAAACCAACTGTTTAATCTAttgaaaaacaatcaaaactTTGCGGGCCTGTTGCGTGTTTGTACAAATGTGCAAAAGCTGTTCGTGTGCTTGTAGTGCCACCGTGTGGTGGAAATTGTCATCGTAACGCTACAAATTAAAGTTTAACAAACGTTCAAAACGTTGCGATAAAAAAAAGCATGCTTTGACGAATACAGTagaacattttataatttaaataaggCAATTTATTCTGAAAACAACTAATTGAAAATAACATTCAACTTTAGGCACATCATGTATATTTGTCACATTATTGTGGGTTAGCAGTCTCTGGTGTGGTTGCTGATCTCTGCTCCTGTGGTTGGGGTTCGAGCTCTTGATCTGGTGCAGATGGAGGTTTTTTGGGCGTCTCAAACATCGGTCTGTACACGTACACGCCTCCCACCACTCCGACCAGGGTCGCAACTGCGATCTGATGAAAGGGAATCCGTCTTCCGAACATGATTTTATCTTATAACAAGAAACCCATGAGGGAAAAACAAACCACCCAACGTCTGAAAAGGAGACATGAGGGAATTCATGAGATTTAATTGACAGATTATCTCTGCAATCTGATgcattgtgttttatatatactgtaggctATTGGATAAAAATGCAGTATTTACAATGTGGAAGAGACAGTATCGATAAACAAAGGCTACAAATATCATTTAGGACTTTTTGTTTGCTATTAATATTCGTACACTCACCTTGATAGTTTATGTCCGTTCAcctgtaataaaataatttgtttgttgtaataaaaaaaagtgttatgCCATTTAACCCACGTGGAAGCAAGGACGAATGATACGACTACGGCAACCCACTCAGACCAAAATAAATTACGCGTTTACTCTTTATTTAgacatatatttatatgaagATGCGTCAGTATTTATTCGTGTAAATCACAAAGCAAATTTATATTCAACAGACAATACCAACAATTAATCGGTATagttattaaaaatgtgctACTCTTATAATTTCCTTTCATTTGTGAGGGTAGGCATGACGTCACGACTCAAACACGGAAGAGGATGCTGCTTCTACATTTGAAGTACAAAAAACTCTGTAAATGCACAAAAAATGGCTATAAACGCCCGGTATCTAAATGCAGCACATTAGAACAGCAGTGAGCTTCATTTGGGGACATGGAGAAGATTCGCGATCGCTTTAAACAAAGCAAATCTTCGTCACGTGAGACTGTCAAACTGAGGAAAAGAAGCTCGATTCTGTACAGCACTGATGACGGcagagcaaacacacacagtaagAGTACTCACACTGGCATAAGAACACTCCAACCACATCATATTTGTTTAATCACAATCAATAAACAATAAcataacaattaaataaacccttattaaaacaatattgcATAAAAGTCAGACTTTTAATCAGCCATTAAAATGACTGTTACTAATCATCATTTTCTGGGATTTCTGCAGATGCCATTGGTGTCAGTGTCattgttttcacaattttctTTCGTCTGGTGAACTGTGTTCTGGTCCAGACCAGCTTCGTCCCGGATGAATACTGGCAGTCACTGGAGATTTCCCATCGGATGGTCTTCAAATATCCTTGTTCACACTGTGATCTGCCTTCTGCTGCTTCTCACACATTCTGACTGCTTCATCGCTACATCCGTCTGTGTGATGTATGTTTAAAGCCTATTCACTGTATAAATCTGCTACAACTGGGAATGACATCTTTAACAATTCTCACCTATGGCTACGAGACGTGGGAGTGGAGGGAAGGGATCCGTGGATACTCGTATCCTCTTCTGTTTGCTCTGATGTACAAATTCCTGCAGCTGATCAGTTATGACACAGTTCAGCTCTTGGTGAGACTTTTGCCACCTACAACTGTCGATCTCTAAtcgtaaaaacacatttattctcAAACGTGAAATACTTCCAAAtgatttacaataataaaaagagCATGATGATCTCAACTTTCCTGTATGCAGGTGTTTGTGCCTCGTGTTTTCCAAGCGCTGCTGTGTGCGTATGCTGATCTGAAGCTGTACCGTCTGGTCCTGCAGTGGGAAACTCCGGATGTGGCCAAATGGACAgtaagatgatgatgatgtacaCGAGCAATACCTCCATCAGCCTGTGTCTGTTTAATATCACATATTAGGCAAATGGATAGTTGATATGGAATACTTCAAATTCACTTGACACACTGACCGTTTCCTTATTCGTCCATACAAATGATAAGCGaagcttttattaaaaacacccCCTGTGTCTCTCAGCTCTTCTGTCAGCTGTGTTCATGGTTCACCTGGTACTGCTGCACTCGGACTCTGAGCAACACCATGGAAACGGTTCTGACCACGCTGGCGCTTTGCTTCTACCCCTTACTGGGCTCCAAAATGCACAACAGGTTGGTAACTCAGTGTCGTAGCTTCACAGTAAGCGGTGTGATGTTGAAAGTCTCCTCACGTCTCTCTGTTCTGTCCTCTTCAGCTGGAAGTATTTGTGTCTGGTGTCTCTGGCTGTCGTCGTGCGGCCCACAGCGCTCATCGTCTGGGTTCCTCTGCTGGTCTGTCATCTGTGCCGCGAACAGAACAAACCGAGACTCGTCACACAGCAGTGCTTTCCCATCGCGTAAATCACACCCTCACCTGTGATGTCCAGGAAGATTGAATCTGATGCGTTTTCTGTCTTTATGAATGTTTGTGTTCTTCTGCAGGGCTCTTACGCTGGCTGTCTCTACTCTGATCGACTCTGTGTTTTATGGAAAGGTATTTCTACTTTCGATTATGTCAAGTCCTCACAAAGTTGTTTTGTCTGGAGTATATAGTGCACATATATCAGGTGTATTCAAAATATAATATCAACTCTGATGTTTGTGTCCATCTGCAGTGGATTTGTGTCCAGTGGAATTTTCTGAAGTTGAATGTACTTGAGAGCGTGGGAGAGTTTTACGGGACTCATCCGTGGCACTGGTACTTCAGTCAGGGCTTTCTGGTGGTGATGGGTCCacatctccctctctttctgcaCGGATGCTCGCTGAGCACCAAAAAACACCGAATCCTCCTGATAACCATCATATGGACCACAGTGATATACAGGTACGCTGAATTCGACATCTTCGGcttttattttcagaaacatCTTTTAATGAAACCATGTCTTCACAGTTTCCTTGCACACAAAGAGTTCCGCTTCGTTTATCCCGTGTTGCCTTTCTGTGTCGTCTTTTGCGGTCAGTATTTGTCAATTTGGGTTATTTGGGTGGATTAGAGACCTCTCTGACGCTCTACATCTGCTCTTTTATTTGCAGGCATGTCTTTAGCGAAGCTCCAGACGTGGAGGAAACCTGCTGCTGTCCTCCTGCTGGTGTCCAATCTGATTCCTGCGTTATATACGGGTTTGATTCACCAGCGTGGAACTCTAGACGTCATGAGTGACCTGCAGCGTCTGTGTGACCTCAgcaggggtcagaggtcacctGACGTCCTGTTCCTCATGCCCTGTCACTCCACGCCACTGTACAGGTGACATTCAGCACCAGATTCAAAGTTTGACATCGGAACACTAAGAAACACCGACAAAACATGAAGAAAACATGTTGTCGATCTTTTTCGTAATACAGAGAAGGATGTTATTGCTCAGCTGCCTTTCATTTAGGcttcaaaacagaaacaaatgagacaattgttcaAGTAAGTGTgatgaaatgtttgagttcatattgagaaatatctgagacacagatgagacttaagcaaacaTTTCTCTTTCATTGAtttctaggagaaataattgagatataaCCGAGATCTcagctgtgatttttctttcttatgtaaGGGAATACACTGTCTAGAATGATATAAGTTCAGGGTCtttttatgaatgaaaagaATAAGATTGTAGTTACCCGTTGGTGTTTGTGTTTTCCAGTCATCTACACTGTCCTCTCAAACTGCGTTTTCTGGAGTGTCCACCGGACCTGATGGGAAATAAAGAGTATGTGGATGAAGCGGAGATGTTCTTCAGTGATCCTCTGAGCTGGATGAGAAGATCTTTCTCCTCTCAGGAGATGTTGCCCACTCATGTGGTGATGTTTGACTGTCTGGAGAAGGTGAACCATACACAGATATTTAACTGCAATAACAGCAGTTTACTGAATCACATTTGTCCGATTTTTGATGTattaaagtccccctgtggtgaaaatcaagtttttaatgttgtggtgttttaatatgctttaagatAAACCATCTGCAAGtgcatcattttaaaccatCGCAGAGTATTTTCTCcacaaaactgcagtttaccaaagacagtctctgttgatgacatcataaccctgtaaccagttacattaacatatttgaGTCATTAAGGATGGCGCATAGACTCGGCACTGAAACAATCGCTGCTGTTATAACTCTGCTTCTTCAATACAAGCACGCGCTGCTCACACGTTAAATGTGGCATCTATGTACCCATCATCAACGGTCCGAGCTCACGCAATTGAATGGAGGCGGGGAttcatttgcatattcatgaatcTGCGTATACGAAATAAAGCAAGGGTGTAGCAAtacattcaagtcattttaaggcAGGATCAAATTAAAACGTTTACATATGCTTTTGTAATGCTTAAAGATtagttttaagtaaaaaaagacTTTCTTCCAGATTTACAAGTTAAAGCACTGAAGAACTGTAGATCTTAAGTTGCATTCATGTGACGATGCTGGAACTTGAGTTATGAATTTCTGAATTAGGATACAAATAACCCATTGAAAATgtcaatatataaaacaaaaataaatatgattttatatatactatataaggACACAATTGCAAGGAACAGTGATAAAGAATCAGTGTATCAGCAAATCTAGAAGTATTATGTATATTTTCTAGGACAGATTATTTGACCACTTCGCTATTTATATCTTATATTAATGACAATCTACAATGGCACGTCTAATTGTTATTAACCAAAGAACATTCTTAAGAACATTACAGTTGCAGTTGTATTTTTTCAATCATTTGTTCAATTACTTCAAAAACTTTTAAGTATGGCTGAATACAAGACtgaatttgtttgtttctttaccCTTCAGGAGATCGCTTCATTCCTGCTGGAAAACAGATTTGCCAAACAAGCCGAGATATTTCACACTCACTTTCCTGAAGGTCGAGTCGGAGAGAACATCGTAATATACGTTAGAAACCCTTctcattattttactgtttgaaaccatcacacatactgtaaataaagcatttttgtttttgtttcacacGTCTACTTTATTTGAGAACAGCACACAAACACTTTCCAGTGTAGATTCAAAGAGGACAGTGTTTTATGAAGCAATGCAAGAGATTTATTCTGGAAATTAAGTGCACGTTTAAAAGGTGACGTGCATTTAGGTTAAATGACATTTGCGTCTTATAGCCGTTTCCAAACACACGCTTACAGGAATGTTACTCAGCCAAtgacaaaacaggaaaaaaatctgagaacaacaaacattttaaacaaactgtATTTCCTCTTCTAATGTGCATTTCCaaataaaacacatacagtagcAGCCAATAGAACAGACCACTCAAAAGCCCTGTTATCTCTTCAACAAGCAgcatttttaacatgtttttgctATTgcattatatgtaattattatcCCAAATCCTGTGAGATGAATTCAATAGAATTTAtcaatttaaaatcaaaatctttTCAATTGAATTGAACTTGGTATTTGGCCCTATAAAAACGGTATAACTTACGTTAATGATCGTGTGTCCTTTCTGTTTTGTTATCTTATTGGTTGAACGTATTTCTTTAGAAAAAGCAGCTTTGGTTAAAATTCCAACTGGTTTGTGGTTTATGatctaaatgtaaaagtaatttGTCCCACGTTTTCTTCATAACTTAGTCTGAATGCCTAAATTGTCTAAAACAATAATTCAATCTAAAGTGCATTTTGGATGCTCAGactcaaaaacacagaaaaagaagcACATACACTAAAACATCATTCATCCAGCGTCAGAACGTTTACGTTGTGCACCAAAATCTGAGAAAAGTGAACCTAAAGTAGCTTCTCTAAGACAATTAGCCAAAACGTGTAGCATCATTAAGAGTGAGCGTGAGGAGTTCTCTAATATTTGGGATCGAAGGGCATTGGCCCCAGCTCGATTTTAACATCTGCAAAGTGTCGACTGGAATCACGACCCGACTGCATCCATCTCTTTGCTCTCTGTGGACGAGGTCGCGTCTGCTGCTGCTTCCTCTGTTGCCGTTGGCCGTGACGCCATGCCTTGCCCTTTGACCCCGGCCTTTCTAAGGGTCGACTGTAAATTTACAAACAGGAGATTGTTTAGGGTTTACCATAAAGCCTCATGCGTGGTTCATGCGCGTGTCAGCATGCGACTCTATTGTTTCTCAGACCTacagacagaaacaaacacGACATGGAAGCATTGAACGATTACTGAtggataaaaatgttttcaatttgTGTTTCACTCAGAAAGGGATCATAACAGTAAATTGAGCTGTTAATGCTGTTTTACCCTGACTGTGACTTTACCAGCTGAATTTTCAAACATTAAGTTTCTATATCATGAATTCAGATATGTAAGCTTTAATCAAATTCAAAAGGATCGTGAATATCAAATATTTATGTGCCAATTTCAATGATTTTGCAGGAAATATTTGACATGTTTTATCCACAGCGCTTTTTTACtctaaagcaaaaacaaagacatttatggcGTATCAAAAATATATCAAGatatcacatttttattataacgCCCAGCCTCCCACAAGACTGTACAAAGTCAGCTCACCTCGGTCCAAAGTATTTTAAGTAAGTATCTCCAAAAATGTGCCTGTAGATATAATCGTCCAGATCTTCAAACACGTCATCGTCGTGATATTCATCCATTTCCTCAAGATAATCCTCAACTCCGCTGACGAAGTCCGTGAACAGCATCCGGTCATGAATGAAGACTCCGTCGTGGAAGAAATTCTGGATGAAGCTCTCCAGTTCTCTCCAGTGATGGAAATGGCTCACCTCTTTCTGCAGGTAACTCCGCAGAAGTTCATTAAACTCATCCGCTCGGATGGGATCCATCGCCTTATTAAACAGACTCATGGACTCCTGATAAGCACAATCGAATACCCCCGAACAGCCTTTGGGCGGAGCTTTCTGAGTGCCGGGTTTGCGTGTGTTGCGGTCGGTGTGAAACGAGTCGTCGGTGGATTTGCGAGGGTGTCGGTGTAAAGGTTTCTGAGGTTGCGAGTGGACGTCTTCTGCACGTTTGTTGCCCTGCTCTTGCTGAAAGGTTTGACGCTCGGGTTTGGCGTCTTTTCGCTCTTGAAATCTCTTCTCGTGGTTAAACACGCCGGAGGCGGAGTCTTTAAAGTGTCTGAACGTAGACTGCACAGAGTCGGAAAACTTCCTGAGGTTTTCCTTCACCGCCTCTTTGGCTTTCTTGATCTGTTCTTTGTGATGATGCACAAACTCTTTGGTGGAATTCTTGATGGCATCGAAGGTTCCCTTCACCTTTCCCATCACCCCTTCCTTCGGGATCTTAGTCTTCACGTCTCTGTCACCTTTGGCACGCTCCTCCTTCGACTCCACGTAAAGTCTCTCCCAAAGATCCGAGCGCTGCTGCTCGAACTTCAGCTTGTTCTCCAGCTCCAAGAGTCGAGTCTGCAGTTTTTCTGTCTCCGCATCCATCTGGTTCTCATCCACGTCATCGTTCTGACTTAATTCCTCAAGTTCCTCTTTCAGTTTGTCCGTTACCTTTCGTTCTTCGTCGAGTTCTTTCCGCAGCGTCTGAGCTTCAGCCATCAGCGCCTCTCTCTGGTTCACGAAGCTCTTCAGCTTCTGTCTCTCCTCCTGCAGGTGACCCTTCAGCCTTTGGTTTTCTGTCAGGATAGAGTCTGTTCCCGCTCCTCTCTCCTCCAGTTCTCTCACCTGTGTGCGCAGGTCCCTCAGTTCCTCCTGCAGGGCCGAGAATGACGCCTCCTCTCGCTCCAGACGGATTTTCAGCTTCTGGTTTTCTGCCGTCAGGTCTTTCTGTCGGGATTCCATCTCACGCTTGGCTTGGGCCAGTTTCTCATACAGATCTTGTCGCTGGGCCTGTTTCGAAAAAGAAATCGTTTCATGTCATGAGTCATTGCACATATTGTCATGTTTACGTGAGATCATCTCAACACTCTACAGTACGGAAATAACCGGTGAATTTTGTTGCAGCAACACTTTCTATCAGTTTCAGACGAGGAATCCCGTGATTTTATTATGATTCTAAGACGCATGTTATACCTGCAGCTCTTCTTGTTTGGCTCGAAGATGTTGGTTTTCTTTAGTGATTTTTGCCATCGTGTTTGTGAGACTCAGCACCATGTCCTGCTTCTCCTCTAGGTCTTCTCTTAGATCCTCAACCACCTCCTAATCGCATGAAGATCAAAGTCAGAAAGGCTTTAGAAAAGATCCATGCATGAAAATAACTACTTGGAAAAAAAACGAAAGGCACAGAAAGCCTGAGACAAATAGTGTGAAAAAAGTGTGATTTGGGCTATTGCATCCGAGGGCTTGTTCAAGCATATCCATATTAAGATTTTTCTTGATTTTAATTCaactgtcattttaaaaacTGTAGATTTCAATTAAACTGGATTCTCCGGATATAGGAATTATCAAATAAGGAAAGGGTATAGGCAATATCCGTCATACCTTACCACTACTCTGACAATACAACGGGATTATTTGAACTGTTTAAGTAAAAAGACGCAGTCATtacatgacattacatttattcattcagtgcaataaaacatgtctcacaaagcctactacagtgtacagagctaaggtttttaagattttttttatcaatatcAAGTCAATATAAAAGATCAGCACACGGCAGAACCAGAAGCTGGAACAAATTTCACCAAAGAGAGCTAAACACAGTTTAAATGAGTTAAACACAATATCTCCATTACATTGCCTTTTACTCTATTTTACTCTGAGATGAATCAAATACCATTAAAGCCATAGTCTGTCACGGACCTTATTGACAACGTCCATCTCTCTCTTACACGGCACGTCCAGCTCACTCGAACAAATCTTCTCCACAATCATCTTCCGTTCCTGAATCTGAATCGTGCCtggaacacaaaaacacacacagacttaaTCATAATCTTTCTCATGGATTTCCTGATATTAACTGATCCTGTCAGTTCTCTTCAAACTCTTTTAAACACTACAAACAGAAGCACGTGACGGAGAGGTGGATGGCTCACCGCAGAAGTGTCCGAAGCCCATGCTGATGGCGATGAGCAGCGCTAACAGAATACATTTGTTCAGAGTGCCGCTGATCTGACCGGGAGCGGCCGAACGCAGGTCCACATGCGCCTGAATCTCCTGATGAACAACAGAGATGTGTAGAAACCATCCTTATAGCAGTTATTAAAGAATCATGGCTGTCTGTAGCATGAGGCACTAACAGTAAGAACGACCCGATGACCCAGAGAAAGGCCGGGATGTCTGATCTGCTGATTTAAACGCGTTACCATGGTAACAATATCTAGCAGGTTAACAAAGATGATGCTGAGTTCaagttaaaaagttaaaatgacAAACTATCGTAAAACAATGTCAAATTCAATGAGAGAGAAACATTTGTTCTCTACGCctgaaacatttaataaaaaacggcaacattctctttctctcaaacAAACACCTAAAAGACCTTTACACAAAATCCTTCATTCCTATTTTgtgaattttaaaatgcaagAAAGAATATTGGCAAGGCCGATAAAAAAAGGGCCCTGATGATGTAGGAGTGATGGTGACGGCACATGATTGTTTACGGCACCTCGTCTCGTCTCCTGTGAGTCTCCTGCGGGTCTCCAGACTCTGAGCCTGTTGTGCTCCTCCTGACTCTGCGTCTTCTCATCACAGGACTGCTCTTCGTCTCATCCtcatcctcctcatcctcactGCTGCTGCTGACGTCTCGCTGCACGGCCTGGTCCACAGGGAAAACTGGGggtggacagaaaacacacactttattcAAATCAACACACACATCCAGTGTTGTGTGaagccagccaatcagattaaaaCTGATCACTTGTTTTACACCATGAAGACATCATATGGGCTGTTTTCAGGTGGAGCCACTAAAAAAACCCACGGAGGTCATTTcataaaaccacacacacacagccctaATGTCAATGCAGTATATCAGGACAGAAGAGCTCCGCATTAGAAAGCATTTctgcacgcatgcacgcacgcacctTCAGAACTAAATCAAAACCGCTGGTTTTGAGCACAAACACACTGCACCACAGTCACGTGTTTAGAAAGATGAAAATCGTGCACATGCTTGCTGACGTTTCTGTGAATACATCTTGTATATATCCATTATTCTCAAACCGTTACTAGAGCAATAGGAGTGTcacaataaatgtatatatacagtatattctccAGCAGTCCTGGTTAACACATTTGCACACGTTTTACATTTCGCTTTTATATATTTGCTCATATTTTAAGTgtcaaaaaaacataaacatataatAATATTGTTACTTTTGTATAATAACATTAGCAAGTAGGAGTACAGTAGGAGTTCCTCAGGCAACATTAATCGTGTGGTTTGTGCCACACATAGGTAATACATTCAGAACCCTTTTTGACATTATAAAGATCATTGTGAAGAGTGTGCTGTGAATAACTCCAGCGATGTTGCTCTgctgttgctaaggtgtttgggtggttgctagggcattggAACGCAGTTGGTGGCATTTACGTCAAAAGATCTCAACACCAACAATGAATCGTTCATCACATCAGCGTATTCCTAGATATTCTGATCTCTGGAGAGATCAATCAATGTTTCTTCTTTCACCAGGAGGAATAAGCACACCTCTCCACGCATTAGAGGATTTCTTTAAATCACTGTGTCTGAGTAACATTATTCATGTTTGTCACTTTTTGTAATGCAAGCGGCAGTGATTGGCTGAGAGTTTCATCAGCCGGGCTAATGTGGCACAACCTATTTCTGCCACATCActgaacgcacacacaaaacacacacacacggggcTTTTCCTCAGAGGTTAATCAGCATGCTCACAGCCCTGGAgcacctgagagagagagtgagagagagtcgTGCAGATGACTCCCATAACCCCACAGCGTCCTGGAAAATCCCCATCCACTCCTCCACCAACCTGCAGCTcgcaggagaaagagagagagaacactgACGCTCAACTGAACTGATGACGGATTTCATAGTTCTCTCGCCAAA
Protein-coding regions in this window:
- the ccpg1 gene encoding cell cycle progression protein 1 isoform X2 — encoded protein: MSESSSDTESSCGWTVISNEGSDIETLGADNVGECEEGEVTRDADIPVAERDEESLAESSLDLTLREEEEAATTEAEHVREVKAEAGGDDHVTLCSSSENSDIITLADAREAEITVWAEPVAKEKEETGSEELDLGTSSSSQYTFRETEKSWWRSGWGFSRTLWGYGSHLHDSLSLSLSVFPVDQAVQRDVSSSSEDEEDEDETKSSPVMRRRRVRRSTTGSESGDPQETHRRRDEEIQAHVDLRSAAPGQISGTLNKCILLALLIAISMGFGHFCGTIQIQERKMIVEKICSSELDVPCKREMDVVNKEVVEDLREDLEEKQDMVLSLTNTMAKITKENQHLRAKQEELQAQRQDLYEKLAQAKREMESRQKDLTAENQKLKIRLEREEASFSALQEELRDLRTQVRELEERGAGTDSILTENQRLKGHLQEERQKLKSFVNQREALMAEAQTLRKELDEERKVTDKLKEELEELSQNDDVDENQMDAETEKLQTRLLELENKLKFEQQRSDLWERLYVESKEERAKGDRDVKTKIPKEGVMGKVKGTFDAIKNSTKEFVHHHKEQIKKAKEAVKENLRKFSDSVQSTFRHFKDSASGVFNHEKRFQERKDAKPERQTFQQEQGNKRAEDVHSQPQKPLHRHPRKSTDDSFHTDRNTRKPGTQKAPPKGCSGVFDCAYQESMSLFNKAMDPIRADEFNELLRSYLQKEVSHFHHWRELESFIQNFFHDGVFIHDRMLFTDFVSGVEDYLEEMDEYHDDDVFEDLDDYIYRHIFGDTYLKYFGPSRPLERPGSKGKAWRHGQRQQRKQQQTRPRPQRAKRWMQSGRDSSRHFADVKIELGPMPFDPKY
- the ccpg1 gene encoding cell cycle progression protein 1 isoform X4; this translates as MSESSSDTESSCGWTVISNEGSDIETLGADNVGECEEGEVTRDADIPVGEHSDLSCKTAERDEESLAESSLDLTLREEEEAATTEAEHVREVKAEAGGDDHVTLCSSSENSDIITLADAREAEITVWAEPVAKEKEETGSEELDLGTSSSSQYTFRETEKSWWRSGWGFSRTLWGYGSHLHDSLSLSLSVFPVDQAVQRDVSSSSEDEEDEDETKSSPVMRRRRVRRSTTGSESGDPQETHRRRDEEIQAHVDLRSAAPGQISGTLNKCILLALLIAISMGFGHFCGTIQIQERKMIVEKICSSELDVPCKREMDVVNKEVVEDLREDLEEKQDMVLSLTNTMAKITKENQHLRAKQEELQAQRQDLYEKLAQAKREMESRQKDLTAENQKLKIRLEREEASFSALQEELRDLRTQVRELEERGAGTDSILTENQRLKGHLQEERQKLKSFVNQREALMAEAQTLRKELDEERKVTDKLKEELEELSQNDDVDENQMDAETEKLQTRLLELENKLKFEQQRSDLWERLYVESKEERAKGDRDVKTKIPKEGVMGKVKGTFDAIKNSTKEFVHHHKEQIKKAKEAVKENLRKFSDSVQSTFRHFKDSASGVFNHEKRFQERKDAKPERQTFQQEQGNKRAEDVHSQPQKPLHRHPRKSTDDSFHTDRNTRKPGTQKAPPKGCSGVFDCAYQESMSLFNKAMDPIRADEFNELLRSYLQKEVSHFHHWRELESFIQNFFHDGVFIHDRMLFTDFVSGVEDYLEEMDEYHDDDVFEDLDDYIYRHIFGDTYLKYFGPRSEKQ